The Bicyclus anynana chromosome 13, ilBicAnyn1.1, whole genome shotgun sequence region ACAAATACTCAACTTATCATCAAATGCACTGACCGCTCTACCTCCAGAAATGTTTCAGTCTTCACGTGATATTAAGCAAATATATTTGCACAATAATTCGTTGAGTGTACTTGCACCTGGATTACTGGAAGGGTTGGATCAATTGCAAATTTTGGACTTATCTTCCAATGAGTTGACAAGCGAGTGGGTGAACAGAGACACGTTTTCCGGATTAGTGCGTCTTATTGTTTTGAATTTATCACACAATAGAATAACTAAGATTGATGCACTACTGTTTCAAGATTTAAATAATCTCCAGTTTCTGAGTTTAGAGTTTAACAATATTGGACGGATAGCAGACGGTGCGTTTTCTAATTTGAAAAACCTTCACTCTCTCTCATTGGCACATAATAATATCATAGAAGTTGATAGCACTCATTTTTCCAATTTGTATGTACTAAACCAGTTATTCTTAGATGGAAATAGAATAACTAAAGTTGATCTTCGTTCCTTTGAAAATATAACAAAGCTTCACGATTTGGGATTAAGTGGAAACCAGCTGACCGAAGTTCCCGAAGCTATAAAAACGTTACGATTTTTAACGTCGTTAGACTTGGGAATGAACAGGATAACCAAAGTCACTACAACTCAGTTCGAGGGATTAGATGATTTGTATGGCTTGCGGCTAGTTGGAAACAAAATTGAAAAGATATCTAAGGATACGTTTTCGGCCTTGCCCTCACTACAGATATTGAATTTGGCTTCAAACAATATTGATCAAATCGATGACGGCGCTTTTGCCTCAAATATGCAATTAAAAGCTATCGGCTTAGACGGCAATAAATTAGTAGACTTGAAAGGAATATTTACAACTACACAACCGCTTGTATGGTTAAATGTATCCAATAATGAGTTACTGTGGTTTGACTATAGTCATATACCGACCAATCTCGAATGGCTGGATatgcatgaaaataaaatagagaAACTTGAGGATACGTATGGCGTGAAAGAAACATGCAACGTGAAAATGCTAGATGTAAGCAACAACAAGCTAAGAAGCATCGATGAGTTTTCATTTCCCAGTAGCATTGAGACGGCCGCGTTAAACCATAAtcacattgaaaaaattaatcCTGGGACTTTTCtgcaaaaatataacttgaacaaagttatactttattcaaataaaatcaagACATTAGACGTGGGTGCCTTCGCTATATCATCAGTTCCGGAGGACAAAGATTTGCCAGAGTTCTATATCAGTGAAAATCCATTTGAGTGCGATTGTACAATGGAATGGTTACAACGGATAAATCAATTGAGTGACCTTAGACAACGACCTAGAGTAATGGATTTAGAAAGTGTAAGGTGTTCTTTAACACATTCACGAAGTAATTCAGATATGCTTTTGCTCGAAGTGAAATCTTCCGAATTCTTATGCGAATATGATTCCCACTGCTTTACTTTGTGCCATTGTTGTGACTTTGATGCCTGCGACTGTAAGATGACTTGTCCAGATAAGTGTTCATGTTATCATGATCTCACCTGGAACTCCAACGTAGTCGATTGTTCCAGTGCCGGTTACGATCACGTGCCTGAACAAATACCAATGGACGCGACCGAAATCTATTTAGACGGAAACGATCTAAAAGATTTAGGTAATCACGTATTTATCGGTAAAAAGCGACTGCAAGTTTTGTATCTTAACAACAGCAATATAAACACAATACAAAACAGAACTTTTAACGGGATCGAGTCACTGCGTGTACTTCATTTAGAAAACAATAACTTGGAGACGTTGAGAAACACGCAGTTCACAAGACTACAGAATCTCAACGAGCTTTATTTACAAGATAACAAAATCAAAGTTATAGAGAACGACACCTTTAATTACTTGCCGGCATTGGAGTTTCTGAATCTCGACAACAACGGATATGTTGATTACATGCCGTGGCGAGTCATCACAGATAACAATCCTCGCACACGAGTGTCCGTCGAAGGAAACAACTGGATATGCGATTGTAAAGACGTAGCGCAGTTGAACCAATggctaataaaaaaatcaaaagacaCCGAGAGCATGATGTGCTACTTTGCTCATGGCCAGCCGATGAATAAAACTATAGCGATCGTGTCTAAGGAATGTAAAACAGAGACCACTACAGAGGAAACCGGGACCGAGACTCAAAAGCGGTTATTCATCGAAACGAATGATGGGGTCGAAAATTATATTCCATATATTGCGGGAGTCTTGATAATAGTAATCGTGCTTTTACTGATGTGTGCATTGTTTCTCTTCGTATTCAGGGAAGACTTTAAATTATGGATGCATTCAAAATACGGCGTCCGAGTATTCAGTTCCACGCCAAAGGACATGAACGACAATAAAAATAAGCGTTTCGACGCATTCTTTGTGTACAACTCACGAGATGAAGATTTCGTCACGCGTGCGGTGAGCTCTGAGTTAGAAAATTCGGGTCACACTTTGTGTTTACAACACAGAGACTTACAATTAATCGAGAGACGTTCTAGTGATAGTTTAGTGAGTGCATCCGAGAGTTCAAAAAGACTCGTGATAGTGTTATCTATAAACTTTTTACAACAAGAGTGGTACGCGCCCGAATCGAGGGCGGCCGTACAGAGTGCTATAAACTCAGTGAACGTTAGACATAGGCGTCAAAAAATAGTTTTCCTCGTAACCACTGACTTAAGTGCCATAAACATTGATCCAGATCTTAAAGTGTTACTCAAAACGTGTACAGTGATCGTGTGGGGTGAAAAGAACTGTTGGGAGAAACTAAATTTTCGGTTGCCTGACGTTGACGTCACGCTGCCGAATCGGACGCTTCACAACGCGAATAATATTAAGACTAGTAATAGGGAAGGGTTCGGGAGGCACGGCAATTTGAGGTATACCGCGCCGCCTACGTCCCATGACCCGTGGTACAAATACGGGATGGCGCCTCCTATCTTAATGATGTCGAGTCCGATGCATTCGACGAGCGCGAGTGCGGAGGTCTCGGCGCGTAGTACTGAGGACGAGACGTGCTCGGTGGCCAGTAGTGAGGGTCGGCCCGATGACCGGTTGCCGCACCACCACAGCTACGTCTCCATAGACAACCACCAGTGCGAGGAGCGCCCTCTCAGGCCCGCTCAACAGATACCCATGTCAAACACGAGGCCCACTAACGTGAGAAAGACTTACTTTGTATAGAGTTACGAAaatgtgatttattttaattgtacatattaatttaagtattcAATCGTAGTGATAAGATTTCGATGAATTTGAAACTCTAATGTCATACGTACGTGTAATAAATGTAATGTTAATTACGAGAGATAAGTTGGTGCTGAACACTATATGTAATGAGGTAACCACGGGGTTCATAACCTTTTGTTGTTATTTGTTGGTTTACTACACGTGCAACGAGTACCTTATCATCGAATATTGTTTACGTAATAGTATTCGActgcatttaaatatttaacgtaCCTGTTTATCGAGGCAGCCATCATGTTAGCTGCCTTTTTTGTACATGagttacaaaacaaaacattccTTATCTTATGTAACGCCGAATCTTTGTAATGTTATGAGGTTCCTTACTAAATTAGTCTATCTCTATATCTTTGTGAAGTTGAGGACTAATTTGTGAtaatttaggtacttatttttgTCCCTACGATTCGAAGTATAAGTGTataaaagaacaaaatattgttacaatgtaaatatttaactataaaGTTTTACAGCTGTCGAAGAACTGAAATGTACCCTAGTCAATTGTAAATAGCTATTTCTATGTGTAAGTATATAAATTTGTGATGTAATTACTAgttagattattaaaaaaatcgtatttATTACGCTTCCGAAATGcagagtataaaataaaaataatatttttgtctaaatttctgatttttattctttatccTAATCTGCAACCAGAGCATAGAGCTTGATATCAACATTAGAGTTCtccttttaaatataaataggtgGTTTTTTTGCTGAAAATGCGTAATGTACaatgaatattaaatttatttttctatgttccacataaatatgataatattgTGTGGTAACAACACAGatccaataaaatatttatgtaaagctaaagtattGTCCAATCAAGAGCTAAGGATGCCTCTTCAAGGCTCGATTGGCTTCAagaatcttctaggcaagcgcgctcaaCTTAGACCGCTTTACTGCTGTATAGGTTTTTTAACGTATTTAGATCATCTGTTGACTATTTAGGTATACCAGTAGAAAATAATACAGCTACCACTGTTTACGACTATACACTATTTATTgccattataaattttaaactaatacCCACCGCCAAAATTAGCAgaacagtaaaaaataa contains the following coding sequences:
- the LOC112045447 gene encoding toll-like receptor Tollo, whose amino-acid sequence is MLSFGLLSVWYAAWSWSYLCAGGASLTSRVAEAPQECEWQRVSGGAGEPTRVQLACSLRTAAGATDLLAGLSTSQAQRITSLDLHCTDVLFFESSLDVGRRKEEGTELLSRFHNLKEMRIESCKIRYVPSAVLSPLSGLRSLVIRTHNTDWSAMSMEFHRDSFRGLTDLRNLDLGDNNIWILPSEIFCPLYNLKDLNITQNRLQDISNLGFSDWGNGPTAPGKSCNTVLETLDMSHNEISGLPDNGLSSLRALQKLLLQNNRISNVADRAFVGLSDLQILNLSSNALTALPPEMFQSSRDIKQIYLHNNSLSVLAPGLLEGLDQLQILDLSSNELTSEWVNRDTFSGLVRLIVLNLSHNRITKIDALLFQDLNNLQFLSLEFNNIGRIADGAFSNLKNLHSLSLAHNNIIEVDSTHFSNLYVLNQLFLDGNRITKVDLRSFENITKLHDLGLSGNQLTEVPEAIKTLRFLTSLDLGMNRITKVTTTQFEGLDDLYGLRLVGNKIEKISKDTFSALPSLQILNLASNNIDQIDDGAFASNMQLKAIGLDGNKLVDLKGIFTTTQPLVWLNVSNNELLWFDYSHIPTNLEWLDMHENKIEKLEDTYGVKETCNVKMLDVSNNKLRSIDEFSFPSSIETAALNHNHIEKINPGTFLQKYNLNKVILYSNKIKTLDVGAFAISSVPEDKDLPEFYISENPFECDCTMEWLQRINQLSDLRQRPRVMDLESVRCSLTHSRSNSDMLLLEVKSSEFLCEYDSHCFTLCHCCDFDACDCKMTCPDKCSCYHDLTWNSNVVDCSSAGYDHVPEQIPMDATEIYLDGNDLKDLGNHVFIGKKRLQVLYLNNSNINTIQNRTFNGIESLRVLHLENNNLETLRNTQFTRLQNLNELYLQDNKIKVIENDTFNYLPALEFLNLDNNGYVDYMPWRVITDNNPRTRVSVEGNNWICDCKDVAQLNQWLIKKSKDTESMMCYFAHGQPMNKTIAIVSKECKTETTTEETGTETQKRLFIETNDGVENYIPYIAGVLIIVIVLLLMCALFLFVFREDFKLWMHSKYGVRVFSSTPKDMNDNKNKRFDAFFVYNSRDEDFVTRAVSSELENSGHTLCLQHRDLQLIERRSSDSLVSASESSKRLVIVLSINFLQQEWYAPESRAAVQSAINSVNVRHRRQKIVFLVTTDLSAINIDPDLKVLLKTCTVIVWGEKNCWEKLNFRLPDVDVTLPNRTLHNANNIKTSNREGFGRHGNLRYTAPPTSHDPWYKYGMAPPILMMSSPMHSTSASAEVSARSTEDETCSVASSEGRPDDRLPHHHSYVSIDNHQCEERPLRPAQQIPMSNTRPTNVRKTYFV